TTGCGGTGAAAAACCCACAGCGAGATAAACGTGCCGATAACCGACACTGGAATGGCAATGGCCGTGATAGCGGTGCCTGAAACACTGCGCAAAAACACCAGCAAGACCACGATGGCCAGTAAACCACCGATCAGCGCATTCTGTTTAACAATGCTGATCGCCGTATTGATGTACGGGGTCTGGTCATACACCCAGTCGAACGTTAACCCGTTGTCAGCCAGCAGCCCGGCGTTGAGTTCGTCAATCGTTTCGTGGGCACGCTGTACCAGATCGATGACGTTGGCACCTTTTTCTTTACGGATACCGACAACAATACACGGTTTGCCGTTGTTCTGAACGGCGAAGGTGCGTTTTTCAAACCCTTCCTGGGTGGTGGCGACATCACGCAGATAAACGCGCTTGATACCGTCATCGACCAGAACCACATCGAGCGGATCTGTTTCATTCTGAAACCGGCTGACGGTACGGATGCGGTAATCTTTTTTACCGATGCTCAGGTTGCCGGCCGAGGTGTTTTCATTGGCCTGTTGCAACGAGTGGGTCACCTGACTGATGGTGATGTTGTGGCGCGCCATTTTTTCGCGGTCAACGACCACCTGCAGCTCTTTTTCGGTGCCACCGCCGACAAACAGAGAGCCGACACCGTCGATCCGTTCCAGATGTTGCTCCACCTCGTTGTCGTAAAAGGTGCGGTATTGATCGATGGGCGTTTCGTTGCCCTGCTTGGTTTTGAGCAGCAACCAGATGACCGGTGAGCTGTTGGCACCCGCCGCTTCAATGATCGGCTTGTCGACGTTTTCCGGGTAGTCGCCGACTTCATCGAGTTTATTGGCCACCCGTAGCAGGGCGTTGTCGATATCAACACCGACTTTGAACACCAGGCTGATGGTGCCGTAATTGTTGTAACTGGAGCTTTCCAGACTGATCAGGTTCTGCAGACCTTTGAGGGCGTCCTCCTGGTCTTCGATGATCTCCTGTTCAATATCGTACGGTGTCGCTCCCGGCCAGGTGGTGGTAACGGTGATCTCCGGCAACTCGACATCCGGAGTTAACTGGACGGGCAGCTTGTTGAGGCCGATGATGCCGAACATGAGGATCATGATGACAAACACGGCCACGGAAACCGGTTTTTTAATGCTGTAATGAAGAACGCTCATGGTTACTCCTCAACGACGTTCACGGGCTGATCCGGACGCAGACGTTCATTGCCTTCGACGACAACCGGCATGCCGGGTTGAGCATGGGGGCTTTGGATCGACGCATTATCGCCACTGAAGCCGATGATCTGGACTGGAACGAGGGCTGCTTTTCCGTCTTTGATGGAGTAGAAAAACTTCTGGCCGTTGAACGTGACCAAGGCATCGCGCGGCACCAGCAATTGATCCGATTTTTTGGCGATGGGCAGAGTGACTTCCGCCGACATGAATTCGAACGGATTGCTGTAGCCTGCCAGTTTGATGCGGACGAACAGGTTCTTGGTCTGAGCATCTGCTGCCGGACGGAACCCTTGATGGATACCGGTGAGCTGTTCGCCGGTGGCCGTCATTTTAACAGCAATCTCTTCGCCTTGATGACTGAACGGCAGCAGTTTTTCACTGACCGGAACCTGCAGGTAGATGTCGCTTAGTGCACCGAGGCGGGCAATTGCGCTTCCAGAGGTAATCCAGTTGCCGACATCGACATTCTTGTCCAGAACACGGCCGGCAAATGGTGCCGGAATAACGCTCTTTTTAAGTTGTAGACGGGCGGAAGCCAGTTCCGCCTCATAGGCGGCTTTCTGTGCCTTGATCTCGGCAACGGAGTAAAACAACTGGTCGAAAGCTGTGGCGCTGGTCGCCTGTTTTTCCAGCAGTTCTTCATACCGCTTCAGGTCTTTTTCGGCATGGTCGAGCTGGGCCTGCGTCAGAGCGATCATGGCAGTGATGCGGTCGATCTCTTTGCGGATAAAGTCGGTATTCAACTCCACCAGAGGCTGGCCCTGTTTGACAATATCACCTTCGCGGAACAGTACCTTGTCGATCCGGCCATTGACCTCGCTGGACAGTTGGCTGATGCGATCGAAGTAGAGAGTGCCGATAAATGTCTTGGTCGGTGCTGCCGTTGTTGCCGCCAGTTGCTTGGTTTTGACCAGAGCGGCCTGTTGTTGCTGCTCGGCCAAGACAGGAACCGCAGTGATGATTAAAAGCAGTAATGAAACAATGTAACGCATGGAATACCTCATGATGATTGAGCCGTAGAAAGGGGCGAAAGTGCGGCCAGGCAAAGTTGGATCGCATTTTCATCCAGCGGAGGAAGCGGAAAATCTTTTAACAGGCGGATGTGCATGATGCCGTAAAAGGCAGCATCAAGAAACCAAGCGGTCTCTTCGATCGGAACGTCGCGAATCGTGCCGTCGTCAATGCCTTGACGCAAGAATTGGCACAACAGATTAATCTTATACGAGACAAAATCATGAATCAGGACGTGGCACAGTTCCCCTTTTTGGTGCACTTTTGTTGACATGTCGCGGATCAGGGTTTTAACCTTTTTATTGTAACGCTGGACAATGTCCATATCCGAGCGCAGTAACTGTTCAATGCACTGCAGGCCGGTGGTGTCCGAGGTGTTGATTTTCTTGTAGCCCTCCCGGGTTTCTTCAAGCAGTTGACGCATCACTTCGTGAAGGATGCCCTCCTTGCTTTTGAAGTGGTAAAACAACGTGCCTTGAGCCACGTTTGAACTCGCGGCAATTTCCGCTGTGGATGTCTCGGCAAAGCCCTGTTCCGAAAACAGATCGATGGCTGCATCGATGATCTGGTCTTTTTTACATTTCATATAAACTCCCCAAAAAACTGAGTGACTACTCAGTCAGTACGCTTTTCGATGCAACTTGTCAAATAATAAATGATTAGATTTGTCTAGATTGGTGGTAGTGCTCTGTTTGAATTCAGTGAGTTATCGTGTCTAGCCGGGGGCAATGGCTTTGATCTTGATTCTTAGTGTTTCATAATTCGCAACGGATCGCGCTGACGTTCATTGCGCTCAGAGCTGCTGAACGGGAGAGCTTGGTCGCTAAATAACAGACTCCCGGAGGGTGGGTACTGCCACCCGTTCAATCGGAGCCACGGAAGAAATTAAAGTGCAGCTTCAATTGGTTATCAACGTTTTGCGCCAAAGTTGATGAGTTGCATGATTTGCCGAGCCAGATGACGGTTGAAAACCGTCTGTGGAGCTCATGGACGAGCGACCACCATCTCTGAAGGTGTAAGCAAGACGGAAATCGCATTTTCGGCTTGCGTTATTGGGAAACACAGGATGTGTTTATCCAATATTCTCATTGATGCGGCGAGCCGAATCACTGAAGCATAACGGAAACAGACACAGTGTCGGTTAATCCAGGTCCAGGAGGTGTTCAGCAGGTTTTTGCCTACTTTTGAGCGGCTAGTCAAAAGCATGTTGACCGCCGGGACGAAACCCGGTGGTTTTGACGTTGACCTTGTTCTTCAGGGGGGCGTCATTCGATGCTGCTGAGCGGAACAGTTTGACCGCTAACTGACTTGAATAGCAGAGTTTCGCCGCAACATCACCCGCAACCGCCATAGCAA
The Desulfuromonas acetoxidans DSM 684 genome window above contains:
- a CDS encoding efflux RND transporter periplasmic adaptor subunit yields the protein MRYIVSLLLLIITAVPVLAEQQQQAALVKTKQLAATTAAPTKTFIGTLYFDRISQLSSEVNGRIDKVLFREGDIVKQGQPLVELNTDFIRKEIDRITAMIALTQAQLDHAEKDLKRYEELLEKQATSATAFDQLFYSVAEIKAQKAAYEAELASARLQLKKSVIPAPFAGRVLDKNVDVGNWITSGSAIARLGALSDIYLQVPVSEKLLPFSHQGEEIAVKMTATGEQLTGIHQGFRPAADAQTKNLFVRIKLAGYSNPFEFMSAEVTLPIAKKSDQLLVPRDALVTFNGQKFFYSIKDGKAALVPVQIIGFSGDNASIQSPHAQPGMPVVVEGNERLRPDQPVNVVEE
- a CDS encoding TetR/AcrR family transcriptional regulator, giving the protein MKCKKDQIIDAAIDLFSEQGFAETSTAEIAASSNVAQGTLFYHFKSKEGILHEVMRQLLEETREGYKKINTSDTTGLQCIEQLLRSDMDIVQRYNKKVKTLIRDMSTKVHQKGELCHVLIHDFVSYKINLLCQFLRQGIDDGTIRDVPIEETAWFLDAAFYGIMHIRLLKDFPLPPLDENAIQLCLAALSPLSTAQSS